From the Thomasclavelia ramosa DSM 1402 genome, the window ATTTATGCAAGATGATCTTGAAAATAAAGTTTTAAAAGTTATTGAAAAACATCAACTGCCTTATGAATTAATAAAAATTGAAATTACCGAAAGTATGCTGGTAACTAATTTTGATGCAATCACAAATTTTATGACAAATATGATTAATCGTGGAATCCAATTCTTACTAGATGATTTTGGTACTGGTTATTCTAATATCACCTATGTCCTTACTATCCCTTTTCAAGTCGTTAAAGTAGATAAAAGCCTAATCTGGCAAGCAATGAAAGATGAGAAAGCTGCAATTCTTATTAAAAAAATGATTGAAGCATTTAATCAAATTGGTTTACATATCTTAGCTGAAGGAATCGAGACGAAGGAGCAAATGGAATTTATGAAAAAATGCGGCTGTGATTTATTGCAAGGTTATTATTTTTCTCGACCAGTATCATTTGATGAAGCTTTAAATGTAATCAAAACAACTAAAATTACCGAAAAATAATAGACATGGTTGTCTATAATAATGACCCGATCTCATTCATTAAGTCCAACGAATGAGGAGCGGGTCACTTTTTCACACTTATATCCTTGATGCCTTTGATAAAGCAAACATAAGTGGGATTATTAATAAATTGATCAAACCCCTGCTCATTGTCACATAGATATCTTAGTGATTTCAATAATCCTTGGGTTCTAACATTTCCTTCAAAATCATCTTGTAAAGTCGAAAAAATGATTATTGATACTTTTTTCTTATTATAGATAATAGGGTTTTTTAGTACAAATACAATTAATAGATTTTTTAAATTTAATTTCATATGACTCGAAAAAATAAGACTATGGCTACATGAATCAATAATCTCTACTTGATCTTTGTCTAGTAAGTTTTTCTTAAATATATCAAATGAAATAGCGACTTCTTTTTTTAATACACTATAGAGATAATCGTAAATTCCATTGATATTATCAATATCAACACAATTAAAATAATATTTCTTATTAAATAAAAATTCACTCATTTCGATTTGTCTTGTCTCCATTACAAGATTTTTAAAGTATCTCATTGTATTGTTATCTAAAAACTCAGATATTAAAACAATTGGGATATTGATATCAATATCCATTGAAATTGTTGAAATGATATAATCATATTGATTTATGTCACACTCTAAAATATTACCTACATTACCAAATAGTTCAATATCAACATACGATCCTATATCAAACAATAACTGCCTATATAATAAATCTCTATTTTGATGATCTAGCGTACATACAAATAAAACTTTCTGTTTTTGGAGTTTTGTTAAACAAATGAACTTTTCGAACAAAATTGTAAAAGACGATATACTGCTCATCGAAACATGGTGGATTGTTTTTTGCTCTATTATATTCTTGAGACATAAAGCAAGTTGAAATGAATTGGAGTAATTCTTCTCAACTTTATTATAGTATGTATTACGCTGTTTTGTATTAAAACTACAATGAAACAATGTCTTATCTACCATAGTAAACAATTCTTCCTTTAAATCTTTCAAAAGCGGTTCTTTAAATATAATAAAAAACTCATTTTCAATTGCTTTTAATGATTCATTGACAATCGTTAAAGACATTTCTTTATTATAATAAAATGACCCTTTATCTTCTTTAGCAAACAATTCAATAGCAATTTGTTTAATCTCATCATAGGTAATCTGGCAATTTATAGTATCTTTAATTTTTAATGCAATCTCTTTTGCAACTTGCATTTCAATAGATAAGTTAAACTCTTCCGGAATATCAATTTCAGTTAATAAATGCTTAGATTTAGCTCTTGAAATCATTACCAATATGTAAACGAGGAAATCAATTAAAGATGTATCAGATAAAGAAACATTATATTTTTTTAACAATGATATAATCTTATAATCTAACATCTCTTTATTTTTATAAAGGCTCTTTAAAAAATCAAACATAATATATGAGTGCTTGTAATTAATGAAAATAATATCTGATAATATAATTCGTTTGTTTTCTTCACGTCCTTCTAAAATCAACCCTACATTTGCTTTAGAGTTTATTTTCAGTTCATGCTTCGCAAACCATTCTCTAAGATTAGACAGTTCCTTAGATAAAGTTGATCTTGATACAAAAATTTCTTCTGCAAGATCATCTATCTTAATTCCTGTGTCGCATTCAAGGAGTCGCTTTGCAACATAAAAAGTTCTATTTATATATAGATAGTAATCAAAATTATGGTTACGCTCATGGTTTTCAATCTTGTTAATAAGCTCTAGTGCCTCCAAATAATCTGTAAAATCTATACGATACCCTTTAGGGGTACGTGAAATCAATCGATATCCAAATTCATTTAATAATTCTTGCA encodes:
- a CDS encoding BglG family transcription antiterminator; this encodes MVRAQIFNQESYCIQIIRYLSFLDDYATSYEIANHIGISRRLVRDEIINVQELLNEFGYRLISRTPKGYRIDFTDYLEALELINKIENHERNHNFDYYLYINRTFYVAKRLLECDTGIKIDDLAEEIFVSRSTLSKELSNLREWFAKHELKINSKANVGLILEGREENKRIILSDIIFINYKHSYIMFDFLKSLYKNKEMLDYKIISLLKKYNVSLSDTSLIDFLVYILVMISRAKSKHLLTEIDIPEEFNLSIEMQVAKEIALKIKDTINCQITYDEIKQIAIELFAKEDKGSFYYNKEMSLTIVNESLKAIENEFFIIFKEPLLKDLKEELFTMVDKTLFHCSFNTKQRNTYYNKVEKNYSNSFQLALCLKNIIEQKTIHHVSMSSISSFTILFEKFICLTKLQKQKVLFVCTLDHQNRDLLYRQLLFDIGSYVDIELFGNVGNILECDINQYDYIISTISMDIDINIPIVLISEFLDNNTMRYFKNLVMETRQIEMSEFLFNKKYYFNCVDIDNINGIYDYLYSVLKKEVAISFDIFKKNLLDKDQVEIIDSCSHSLIFSSHMKLNLKNLLIVFVLKNPIIYNKKKVSIIIFSTLQDDFEGNVRTQGLLKSLRYLCDNEQGFDQFINNPTYVCFIKGIKDISVKK